One genomic window of Prochlorococcus sp. MIT 0801 includes the following:
- a CDS encoding SDR family oxidoreductase yields the protein MIQDIVKRSEPLPPRSKLIIFGGGFSGQRIASVGRHLGVKVLCSRRKEGSKGADFVFNTDQKFSNEILEGATHVLSCIPPLLSGEDPVLLKLKNQLLNSKKIKWVGYLSTTGVYGDSKGNWVNENTSPNPQQERSIRRLSCEKQWLDTKLPIQILRLPGIYGPGRSAFESLLNGTTKMIDKPGQVFSRIHVDDIAGSVLFLINLFFQGRTPSVVNVADNLPASNLDVLNFAAKIAKKSLPSTVPFEIAQTTMSPMAISFWQENRKVDNELLCKKLGYSLIYPDFKSGLKNCFSHIKMN from the coding sequence ATGATTCAAGATATTGTCAAGCGATCTGAGCCTCTACCGCCTAGATCAAAATTAATCATATTTGGAGGTGGATTTAGTGGTCAAAGAATCGCAAGTGTAGGAAGGCATTTAGGAGTAAAAGTTTTATGCAGCCGGAGAAAAGAAGGTAGCAAAGGAGCTGATTTTGTATTTAACACCGATCAAAAATTTTCTAATGAAATTCTGGAAGGAGCAACACATGTCTTAAGTTGTATACCTCCTTTATTAAGTGGAGAAGATCCTGTGCTTCTTAAACTTAAAAATCAATTACTAAATTCAAAAAAGATAAAGTGGGTGGGTTATTTATCAACTACTGGTGTATATGGAGATTCAAAAGGTAACTGGGTAAATGAGAATACGTCTCCAAACCCTCAACAAGAAAGAAGTATTCGTAGATTGTCCTGTGAAAAACAATGGCTAGATACAAAGCTACCGATTCAAATACTCAGATTACCAGGAATTTATGGGCCTGGAAGATCTGCATTTGAAAGCCTGTTAAATGGAACAACGAAAATGATCGATAAACCCGGTCAAGTTTTTTCAAGAATTCATGTCGATGATATTGCTGGATCTGTCTTATTCTTAATTAATCTCTTTTTTCAAGGGAGAACTCCATCAGTAGTGAATGTAGCCGATAACTTGCCAGCAAGTAATCTTGACGTGCTTAATTTCGCAGCCAAAATAGCCAAAAAATCTCTACCATCAACAGTACCTTTTGAAATTGCGCAAACAACAATGAGTCCAATGGCAATATCTTTTTGGCAGGAGAATAGAAAAGTTGATAACGAGTTATTATGTAAAAAACTTGGCTATTCTCTAATTTATCCTGATTTTAAATCTGGGTTAAAGAATTGTTTTTCGCATATAAAAATGAATTAA
- a CDS encoding HNH endonuclease: MHNRDAVFLEDLCPKLRDRRWRKSLHEFTGNNCIYCGKNSESIDHILPRSRGGLSTTENCVPACLSCNGSKTDNDAFEWYRKQRFYDPRRSMAIRAWTEGDIRLALRLLKWAEPKPNESRKNSKSRSNEDYSWQAA; the protein is encoded by the coding sequence ATGCATAACAGGGATGCGGTTTTCTTAGAAGATCTATGCCCAAAGCTACGTGATCGAAGATGGCGCAAATCATTACATGAATTCACCGGAAACAATTGTATTTATTGTGGGAAAAATTCAGAATCAATTGACCATATTCTACCTAGAAGTAGAGGTGGGTTAAGCACTACTGAAAATTGTGTGCCTGCCTGCCTCTCATGTAATGGAAGCAAAACAGATAATGATGCTTTTGAATGGTACAGAAAACAACGTTTTTACGACCCAAGACGATCTATGGCAATAAGAGCTTGGACGGAAGGAGACATACGTTTAGCTTTAAGGCTTCTAAAATGGGCTGAGCCTAAACCTAATGAGAGTCGTAAAAATTCAAAATCGCGATCAAATGAAGATTATTCTTGGCAAGCAGCTTAA
- a CDS encoding DUF6554 family protein, protein MPLGIKRNFLPLSIICLLCSSTLGLRINAAVTNGADIYCFMRNGGNTHEPSWQAAYQFIKNKKQGLFKTSPKQAASLIVEEVVQDPTKYADCINYLGDLYTGDSSSIGINNDKELGNEVTSSGESEEKTPKGKYIDRYSY, encoded by the coding sequence ATGCCATTAGGGATAAAGCGAAACTTTTTACCACTTTCAATAATTTGTTTACTCTGCAGCAGCACTTTAGGATTAAGAATTAACGCAGCAGTCACAAATGGAGCAGATATATATTGCTTCATGAGGAATGGGGGCAATACTCATGAACCAAGCTGGCAAGCAGCCTATCAATTTATAAAAAATAAAAAACAAGGTTTATTCAAAACTTCCCCAAAACAAGCTGCTTCATTAATTGTTGAAGAAGTAGTTCAAGATCCTACAAAATATGCAGATTGCATTAATTATTTAGGTGATCTATATACGGGTGACTCGAGTTCTATAGGAATTAATAATGATAAAGAATTAGGAAATGAAGTAACTTCTTCAGGGGAAAGTGAAGAGAAAACTCCAAAAGGGAAATATATAGATCGTTATAGTTATTAG
- a CDS encoding alanine--glyoxylate aminotransferase family protein, with product MQDKLNLMIPGPTPVPENVLSSMSKHPIGHRSGDFQKIVQKTTEQLKWLHQTTADVLTITGSGTAAMEAGIINTLSKGDQVICGDNGKFGERWVKVAKAYGLNVKVVKADWGTPLDPNQFKKILEEDTNKKIKAVILTHSETSTGVINDLKSINNEVKNHSQAITIADCVTSLGACNIPMDDWGIDVIASGSQKGYMIPPGLSFVAMSKRAWEANNKSDLPKFYLDLKQYLKTVNQNSNPFTPAINLYFALEASLTMMQKEGLNNIFARHSLHQKATQEGIKAMGLKLFTKEDFGSPAITAVKPENIDAESIRKALKNDFDILLAGGQDHLKGKIFRIGHLGFVNNRDIISVISALESTLDKMGKLNVPIGQGIAKTISVLNKE from the coding sequence ATGCAGGACAAACTCAATCTAATGATTCCTGGACCGACACCGGTTCCAGAGAATGTTTTGAGTTCCATGAGTAAACACCCCATTGGTCACAGAAGTGGAGATTTTCAAAAAATTGTTCAAAAAACAACTGAGCAACTCAAATGGCTTCACCAAACAACTGCAGACGTCCTAACAATTACAGGAAGTGGGACAGCTGCAATGGAGGCAGGAATAATTAATACATTAAGCAAAGGTGATCAAGTCATTTGCGGCGATAATGGAAAATTTGGTGAAAGATGGGTAAAAGTAGCAAAAGCATATGGATTAAATGTAAAAGTAGTCAAAGCTGATTGGGGAACTCCTCTTGATCCAAATCAATTCAAAAAGATTCTTGAAGAAGACACTAATAAAAAAATTAAAGCAGTTATTTTAACTCACTCAGAAACTTCAACAGGAGTGATTAATGATCTTAAATCGATTAATAATGAAGTAAAAAATCATAGTCAAGCTATTACTATTGCTGATTGTGTAACAAGTCTTGGTGCATGTAACATCCCCATGGATGACTGGGGAATAGATGTAATAGCTTCAGGCTCTCAAAAAGGTTACATGATTCCACCTGGCCTTAGCTTTGTTGCTATGAGCAAAAGAGCATGGGAAGCAAATAATAAATCTGATTTACCTAAATTTTATTTAGATCTAAAACAATATTTAAAGACAGTTAATCAAAATAGCAATCCTTTTACCCCTGCAATAAATTTATACTTTGCTTTAGAAGCTTCACTCACAATGATGCAAAAAGAAGGGTTAAATAATATATTTGCCCGTCATTCTCTTCATCAGAAAGCAACTCAAGAAGGAATAAAAGCAATGGGTTTGAAGTTATTTACAAAAGAAGATTTTGGAAGTCCAGCGATAACAGCTGTTAAACCTGAGAATATCGACGCTGAAAGTATAAGAAAAGCATTAAAAAATGATTTCGACATACTCCTTGCTGGAGGTCAAGATCATTTAAAAGGAAAAATATTTAGAATTGGACATTTGGGTTTTGTCAATAATAGAGATATTATTAGTGTCATATCAGCTTTAGAAAGTACTCTTGATAAAATGGGCAAACTAAACGTCCCCATTGGTCAAGGAATTGCAAAAACAATTTCAGTACTAAATAAAGAATAA
- the cbiD gene encoding cobalt-precorrin-5B (C(1))-methyltransferase CbiD yields MNQFTLPVWVVAAAKSATNTLIGNKFLDNESIDLPNKEESITVPISSSALLDKGDRSLAVTHCQSGLALDITRGVEIWAYVQFSKTSFQSKRVVENGFPDWLDFHAGFGVGKLQGSGQPCISQFARDLLCMNLYPLLPKGNLIKVEIILPEGKDRALKTSNEAFGVVDGLSLIGTQAEVQISASPDQLKNCKEILEHKCSEATFDGCLTFVIGENGMDLAMKYGLPANQIIKTGNWLGPLLVAAAENGVKKLLLFGYHGKLIKLSGGVFHTHHHLADGRIEILTSLAFREGISFDLIELISKSTSVENALLTLEVSNPEAVSLIWRRMAKEIEIKSRNYVNRYLSSSMEIGSVLFDRKRQIRWAGFDGLKQINSFGLILKR; encoded by the coding sequence TTGAATCAATTTACTCTTCCCGTTTGGGTCGTTGCGGCTGCAAAGTCAGCAACAAACACTCTTATTGGCAATAAATTTTTGGATAATGAGAGTATTGATTTACCAAATAAAGAAGAATCGATTACTGTACCTATTTCTTCTTCTGCTTTACTTGATAAGGGTGATAGATCTTTAGCAGTAACTCATTGTCAGTCTGGATTGGCTCTTGACATAACAAGAGGAGTAGAAATCTGGGCATATGTTCAATTTAGTAAAACAAGTTTTCAATCTAAAAGGGTAGTTGAAAATGGTTTCCCCGATTGGCTTGATTTTCATGCAGGTTTTGGAGTAGGTAAATTGCAAGGATCCGGTCAGCCATGTATATCTCAGTTTGCGCGTGATTTGCTTTGTATGAACCTATACCCCCTTTTGCCCAAGGGTAATTTAATTAAAGTCGAAATTATTTTACCTGAAGGGAAAGACCGTGCATTAAAGACAAGTAATGAAGCCTTTGGAGTTGTAGATGGATTGTCTCTCATTGGGACACAGGCGGAGGTTCAAATTAGTGCGTCTCCCGATCAGTTGAAAAACTGTAAAGAGATCTTGGAACACAAATGCTCTGAAGCAACATTTGATGGATGTCTGACTTTTGTAATTGGTGAAAATGGAATGGACTTAGCAATGAAATATGGACTTCCAGCTAATCAAATTATTAAAACGGGGAATTGGTTAGGTCCTCTTCTTGTTGCTGCTGCAGAAAATGGAGTCAAGAAACTTTTATTATTTGGGTATCATGGAAAACTGATAAAACTGTCTGGTGGCGTTTTTCATACACATCATCATCTTGCCGATGGAAGGATTGAAATTCTCACCTCACTTGCATTTAGAGAGGGCATCTCATTTGATTTGATTGAGTTAATAAGTAAATCAACATCGGTGGAAAATGCTTTATTGACCCTTGAAGTTAGTAACCCAGAGGCTGTGTCGTTGATTTGGAGAAGGATGGCCAAAGAAATTGAAATTAAAAGCAGAAACTATGTGAATAGATACTTGTCTTCATCGATGGAAATAGGATCTGTTTTATTTGATCGTAAAAGACAAATTCGTTGGGCTGGTTTTGACGGGTTAAAACAAATTAATTCTTTTGGGTTAATTCTTAAGCGATAG
- the guaA gene encoding glutamine-hydrolyzing GMP synthase codes for MASMISAEKRNPAIVILDFGSQYSELIARRVRETEVYSLVMSYTTSADQLRHLKPKGIILSGGPGSVYEEGAPYCDPEIFNLGIPVLGVCYGMQLMVHLLGGSVKPATGKAEYGKAPLEVDDPTALLTNVISGSTMWMSHADSVQKLPNGFVRLAHTSNTLEAAIALHDKSFYGVQFHPEVVHSTHGMVLIRNFVYFICSCEPDWTTNLFIDEAVSQVKEQVGDKKVLLALSGGVDSSTLAFLLNKAIGPQLTCMFIDQGFMRKGEPEFLMSFFDEKFKINVEYINARERFISKLKGVTDPEQKRKIIGREFIRVFEEESLRLGPFDYLAQGTLYPDVIESSGTNIDPKTGERIAVKIKSHHNVGGLPKDLQFKLVEPLRRLFKDEVRKVGTSLGLPDEIVRRHPFPGPGLAIRILGEVTHEKLNCLRNADLIVREEVNNAGLYNQIWQAFAVLLPVYSVGVMGDQRTYEWPVVVRCVSSEDGMTADWSRLPYEVLEKISNRIVNEVEGVNRVVLDITSKPPGTIEWE; via the coding sequence ATGGCTTCAATGATTTCAGCTGAAAAACGTAATCCAGCAATCGTAATTCTCGATTTTGGTTCTCAATATTCAGAATTAATTGCTCGAAGGGTTAGAGAGACAGAGGTTTATTCATTAGTTATGAGTTACACAACATCTGCTGACCAATTACGTCATCTCAAGCCTAAGGGAATTATTTTAAGCGGAGGCCCTGGATCTGTTTACGAAGAAGGTGCTCCATATTGTGATCCAGAGATTTTTAATTTAGGGATTCCTGTTCTTGGTGTTTGTTATGGAATGCAATTAATGGTTCATTTGCTAGGAGGATCTGTAAAACCTGCTACTGGCAAAGCCGAATATGGAAAGGCTCCTTTAGAAGTTGATGATCCAACAGCGTTATTAACTAATGTTATAAGTGGATCAACAATGTGGATGAGTCATGCTGATTCAGTTCAGAAATTACCCAATGGATTTGTCAGATTAGCTCATACTTCAAATACTTTAGAGGCAGCTATTGCTTTGCACGATAAGAGTTTTTATGGAGTGCAATTTCATCCCGAAGTTGTTCATTCCACTCATGGAATGGTTTTAATAAGAAATTTCGTATATTTTATTTGCTCCTGTGAGCCAGACTGGACAACAAATTTATTTATAGATGAAGCTGTTTCTCAAGTAAAAGAACAGGTAGGCGATAAAAAAGTTTTATTGGCTCTATCTGGTGGAGTTGATTCATCAACTCTTGCATTTTTATTAAACAAAGCCATAGGACCTCAATTGACGTGCATGTTTATTGATCAAGGTTTTATGAGAAAAGGTGAGCCAGAATTTTTAATGTCTTTTTTTGATGAGAAGTTCAAAATTAATGTTGAATATATCAATGCCAGAGAAAGATTTATTTCAAAATTAAAAGGAGTAACTGATCCTGAGCAAAAGCGTAAAATCATAGGTAGAGAATTTATTCGGGTTTTTGAAGAAGAGAGTCTTCGATTGGGACCTTTTGATTACTTGGCTCAAGGTACGCTTTATCCAGATGTAATTGAAAGTTCTGGAACAAATATTGATCCAAAAACTGGCGAACGAATAGCGGTTAAAATCAAAAGTCATCACAATGTAGGAGGCTTACCAAAAGATTTACAATTTAAATTGGTAGAGCCATTGAGACGTTTATTTAAAGATGAAGTCAGAAAAGTTGGTACATCACTGGGATTGCCTGATGAGATTGTTCGCAGACATCCATTCCCAGGTCCAGGATTGGCTATCAGAATTTTAGGAGAGGTTACTCATGAGAAACTAAATTGTTTAAGGAATGCAGATTTAATTGTGAGAGAGGAGGTTAATAATGCAGGCTTGTATAACCAGATTTGGCAGGCTTTTGCTGTCTTGTTGCCTGTGTATTCAGTTGGAGTAATGGGAGATCAAAGAACTTATGAGTGGCCAGTTGTTGTTCGTTGTGTTTCTAGTGAGGATGGAATGACCGCTGATTGGTCTCGTTTACCGTATGAAGTCTTAGAGAAAATTTCTAATCGAATAGTTAACGAAGTCGAGGGAGTTAATAGAGTTGTTTTGGATATAACAAGTAAACCACCAGGAACTATTGAGTGGGAGTAG
- a CDS encoding tetratricopeptide repeat-containing sulfotransferase family protein gives MDSSTQEGGEKKKVTEVKTFPVPFASGEIKENLTININTISKLSQEKIINQAIQFNVKGNISEAIKYYQYFINQGFNDHRVFSNYGIILKDLGKLQEAELSTRKAIALKPDFVMAHSNLGNVLRDLGKLQDAELSYRKAIALKPDYAMAHSNLGNVLRDLGKLQDAELSYRKAIALKPDFAMAHSNLGNVLRDLGKLQDAELSYRKAIALKPDYAMAHSNLGVLLNDLGKLQDAELSYRKAIALKPDYAMAHSNLGNVLRDLGKLQDAELSQRKAIALKPDFAMAHSNLGNVLRDLGKLQDAELSYRKAIELNPDFAKAYYSLSLINYSDENKIWQDQLLSKNILKNKLQKNQVDIYFAIANILHKEKNYKESSRYLKLANKLKLDINPSKPKIRFNKSKALLIESDKKEINKKASRNSSQSIFIVGMPRCGSTLLESILSMSNDVYDLGEINILEESFLEYKKSKQDINLADLYKKKVNNKTEMNITTNKWLYNYQYAGIIHCHIPNAYIIHCYRNPLDNILSIYRTHFANGNDYSSCLVDCTRVYLDQEDLMTKYKNRFKSKIYDLNYDSLVNNPKEEIKSLISWLGWKWQDSFLTPHLNPRSVSTASSVQVRSPINSKSIGGWKNYKDMLKPAIEILTQTDKYKDIAS, from the coding sequence ATGGATAGTTCTACTCAAGAAGGAGGAGAAAAGAAGAAAGTCACTGAAGTAAAAACATTTCCAGTTCCATTTGCTTCAGGAGAAATCAAAGAAAATCTTACTATTAATATCAATACTATTTCTAAACTTTCTCAAGAAAAAATAATTAATCAAGCAATTCAGTTTAATGTAAAAGGAAATATTTCAGAAGCAATAAAATATTATCAATATTTTATTAATCAAGGTTTTAATGATCACCGAGTTTTTTCTAATTATGGAATCATATTAAAAGATCTTGGCAAATTACAAGAAGCAGAATTATCTACTCGCAAAGCAATTGCACTCAAACCTGATTTCGTAATGGCACATTCCAATCTGGGGAATGTATTGAGAGATCTTGGCAAATTACAAGATGCAGAATTGTCATACCGCAAAGCAATTGCACTCAAACCTGATTACGCAATGGCGCATTCCAATCTGGGGAATGTATTGAGAGATCTTGGCAAATTACAAGATGCAGAATTGTCATACCGCAAAGCAATTGCACTCAAACCTGATTTCGCAATGGCGCATTCCAATCTGGGGAATGTATTGAGAGATCTTGGCAAATTACAAGATGCAGAATTGTCATACCGCAAAGCAATTGCACTCAAACCTGATTACGCAATGGCGCATTCCAATCTGGGAGTCTTATTGAATGATCTTGGCAAATTACAAGATGCAGAATTGTCATACCGCAAAGCAATTGCACTCAAACCTGATTACGCAATGGCGCATTCCAATCTGGGGAATGTATTGAGAGATCTCGGCAAATTACAAGATGCAGAATTGTCTCAACGCAAAGCAATTGCACTCAAACCTGATTTCGCAATGGCGCATTCCAATCTGGGGAATGTATTGAGAGATCTTGGTAAATTACAAGACGCAGAATTGTCATACCGCAAAGCAATTGAACTTAATCCTGATTTCGCAAAAGCATACTATTCACTATCATTAATTAACTATTCTGATGAGAATAAGATATGGCAGGATCAACTCTTATCAAAAAATATTTTAAAAAATAAATTACAAAAGAATCAAGTTGATATTTACTTCGCAATAGCAAATATTTTGCATAAGGAAAAAAATTATAAGGAAAGTTCTAGATACCTTAAATTAGCGAATAAATTAAAACTTGATATTAACCCATCTAAACCTAAAATAAGGTTCAATAAATCTAAAGCATTACTTATTGAGTCTGATAAGAAAGAAATTAATAAAAAAGCATCAAGAAATTCTTCTCAGAGTATTTTTATTGTAGGAATGCCTAGATGTGGTTCTACATTATTGGAATCAATTCTTAGTATGAGCAATGATGTATATGATCTAGGTGAAATTAATATTCTTGAGGAATCGTTCCTTGAGTATAAGAAGTCTAAACAAGATATAAATCTTGCTGACTTATATAAGAAAAAAGTAAATAATAAGACGGAAATGAATATCACAACCAACAAATGGTTATACAACTACCAATACGCAGGTATTATTCATTGTCATATACCCAACGCATACATTATTCACTGCTATAGAAATCCTTTAGATAATATTCTTTCAATTTACAGAACACATTTTGCTAATGGAAATGATTATTCCTCTTGCTTGGTTGATTGCACAAGAGTTTATTTAGATCAAGAAGACTTAATGACAAAATATAAGAATAGATTTAAATCAAAAATATATGACCTAAATTATGACTCATTAGTCAACAATCCTAAGGAAGAAATTAAATCCTTGATCTCTTGGTTAGGGTGGAAATGGCAAGATTCATTTTTAACACCGCATCTAAATCCACGCTCAGTATCTACGGCAAGTAGTGTTCAAGTTCGTTCCCCAATCAATTCAAAATCAATTGGTGGATGGAAGAACTATAAAGATATGCTGAAACCTGCGATTGAAATCCTTACCCAAACTGATAAATACAAAGACATCGCCTCCTAA
- a CDS encoding tetratricopeptide repeat protein produces MRLVVKSKEPGEKMDLSSQEDEGKKKMSEVKTFPVAFDLGKIKENLTINTNTSSKPSKEQIINQAIQFHLQGNVSEAVKYYQLFINQGYKDHKVFSNYGVILRDLGKLKDAELCHRKAIDIKPDFAEARSNLGITLRDLGKLKDAELCHRKAIDIKPDFAEAHYNLGITLTDLGKLQDAEISYLKAIELNPNFAEAHLNLGIILTDVGKLEEAFDSYLQIIKINPTYPNIYSFITEFLRDFDTSKLSKSKVKTILNLLLERNDISHKELINSFNYVYNNEIISKLEKLDSECSQIELIINNKVIINALKKITFQDIRFEKLLTNLRKYLCIKIAKNKKEINYYELQFIITLGKQCFLNEYIFSLTEEENISLNNIIKRCQNNELNEINISILSCYFSLYKLLDRIPSLKSFNSSNQSFKELINIQISEPLEEIDLSKNIKKLGRINDYISRKVKSQYEKNPYPRWRYGNNLESQKISITQAINNEIKPSSINFKSENSQLKVLIAGCGTGQQILHAKIYNHATITGIDLSLSSLSYAQRKIKELEINNVKLIQMDILEVNLLEEKFDIILCSGVLHHMDEPSKGLKALLGVLKTNGFLKLGLYSELARQNIIKARNYIASKKLQTNEDHIRNFRETIFSGKTPEINSLTKSSDFYTLSSCRDLCFHAQEHRFNIKQLQEILKSNELKFLGFLLQKQIKSIYEQYFPEDKKQTNLQNWAKFEEKHPNTFEGMYQFWVCKS; encoded by the coding sequence TTGAGATTAGTAGTAAAGTCAAAAGAACCAGGAGAGAAGATGGATCTTTCTAGTCAAGAAGATGAAGGAAAGAAGAAGATGTCCGAGGTGAAAACATTCCCAGTTGCATTTGATTTAGGAAAAATCAAAGAAAATCTTACTATTAATACAAATACTTCTTCTAAACCATCTAAAGAACAAATCATTAATCAAGCAATCCAGTTTCATTTACAGGGAAACGTTTCAGAAGCGGTAAAATATTATCAACTTTTTATTAATCAAGGTTATAAGGATCACAAAGTTTTTTCTAATTATGGAGTGATATTGAGAGATCTTGGGAAATTAAAAGATGCGGAATTATGCCACCGAAAAGCAATTGATATTAAACCTGATTTCGCAGAAGCACGTTCCAATCTAGGAATAACATTGAGAGATCTTGGCAAATTAAAAGATGCAGAATTATGCCACCGAAAAGCAATTGATATTAAACCTGATTTCGCAGAAGCACATTACAATCTGGGAATAACATTGACAGATCTTGGCAAATTACAAGACGCAGAAATCTCATACCTCAAAGCAATTGAACTGAATCCTAATTTCGCAGAAGCACATTTAAATCTGGGGATAATATTGACAGATGTTGGCAAGTTAGAAGAAGCATTTGATTCTTACTTGCAAATAATTAAAATTAATCCAACATATCCTAATATTTATTCCTTCATAACGGAATTTCTTAGAGATTTTGATACGTCAAAGTTAAGCAAATCAAAAGTGAAAACTATATTAAATCTTCTACTAGAAAGAAATGATATATCTCATAAAGAATTAATAAACTCATTTAACTATGTATATAACAATGAAATAATCAGTAAACTAGAAAAATTAGATTCAGAATGTTCCCAGATAGAATTAATAATTAATAATAAAGTCATAATCAATGCCCTTAAAAAAATAACTTTTCAGGATATTAGATTTGAGAAATTGCTAACGAATTTAAGAAAGTATTTATGCATTAAAATTGCAAAGAATAAAAAAGAAATAAATTACTATGAATTACAATTTATTATTACTTTAGGAAAACAATGCTTCCTTAACGAATATATTTTCTCATTAACTGAAGAAGAAAATATATCTCTAAATAATATCATCAAAAGATGCCAAAATAATGAATTAAATGAGATAAATATTTCAATTTTATCTTGTTATTTTTCTTTATATAAACTCCTGGATAGGATACCATCTTTGAAATCTTTTAATTCTTCAAATCAAAGTTTTAAAGAATTAATAAACATACAAATATCAGAACCTCTAGAAGAAATTGACTTGTCTAAGAATATAAAAAAACTAGGTAGAATAAATGATTATATTTCTCGAAAAGTAAAATCACAATATGAGAAAAATCCATATCCTAGATGGAGGTATGGGAATAATTTAGAAAGTCAAAAGATATCTATTACACAGGCAATAAATAATGAAATAAAACCTAGTTCTATCAATTTCAAATCTGAAAATAGTCAATTAAAAGTTCTAATTGCTGGGTGTGGAACAGGTCAACAGATTTTACATGCGAAAATTTATAACCATGCTACGATTACTGGCATAGATTTAAGTTTGTCTAGTCTTTCTTATGCCCAAAGAAAAATAAAAGAACTTGAAATCAATAATGTTAAATTGATTCAAATGGATATCTTAGAAGTTAATTTACTAGAGGAAAAATTTGATATCATTTTATGTTCAGGGGTTTTACATCATATGGATGAACCCTCAAAAGGTTTGAAAGCATTATTAGGGGTTTTAAAAACTAATGGATTTCTTAAATTGGGTTTATATAGCGAATTAGCAAGACAAAATATTATTAAAGCAAGGAATTATATTGCCAGCAAAAAACTTCAAACAAATGAGGACCATATTCGTAATTTTAGAGAAACTATCTTTTCCGGAAAAACACCAGAAATAAACTCTCTAACAAAGAGTTCTGATTTCTATACACTTTCTTCTTGCCGTGATCTTTGTTTTCATGCACAGGAACATAGATTCAACATTAAGCAACTACAAGAAATTCTCAAATCTAATGAATTAAAGTTTCTTGGATTCTTGCTTCAAAAACAAATTAAATCGATCTATGAGCAATATTTCCCAGAAGATAAAAAACAAACGAACTTACAAAACTGGGCAAAGTTTGAAGAAAAACATCCCAATACCTTCGAAGGTATGTATCAGTTCTGGGTTTGTAAATCGTAA